A region of Micromonas commoda chromosome 4, complete sequence DNA encodes the following proteins:
- a CDS encoding predicted protein, with protein MRRGFLGAAPPKRAETPPEPRGDPEDGLGFDRAFERALLAQEAGRATEASSSSSSDATLGVTLRSSAANASSLDGALTRHWPHGHVIVPSADGHADNLMLMLHGRGDVPAPFAKLARSMALPRTCCVALQGPHPIPFVDDGRAWFTFMDQETFEPIDGSDPTDTRRVDSLDRVVTRLAKLIDALTSTAADADDAAPTPTWPRSRVHLFGFSDGGTVALTAAMRAYAEGKGRLGGCATVCASLLPEQIRMLSKVASGTHDGSISGDDGSSNDGSSGDPTPVTLTAGESDRVVSVSSVRETADALIDVNPGHVASVHAVPGKSHAMVGGTRGEGEMRHLMGFWSLTLWRPGVGGDGGGGTEAGDFGDGVVEVDGTNVRVEKVESEEDGDDDPYALD; from the coding sequence atGCGGAGGggcttcctcggcgccgcgcctcccaaGCGCGCGGAGACCCCGCCCGAACCCCGGGGGGATCCCGAGGACGGCCTCGGGTTCGACCGCGCcttcgaacgcgcgctcctcgcgcaggaggctggacgcgcgacggaggcgtcatcgtcgtcgtcgtcggacgcgacgctcggcgtGACGCTgcgatcgtcggcggcgaacgcgtcgtcgctggacggcgcgctcacGAGACACTGGCCGCACGGCCACGTCATCGTTCCCAGCGCGGACGGCCACGCGGACAACCTCATGCTCATGCtccacggccgcggcgacgtgcccgcgccgttcgccaagctcgcgagATCCATGGCGCTCCCGCGCACGTGCTGCGTGGCGCTCCAGGGCCCGCACCCGATCCCCTTCGTggacgacggccgcgcgtGGTTCACGTTCATGGATCAGGAGACTTTCGAACCCATCGACGGCTCGGATCCCACCGacacgcgacgcgtcgacagCCTCGACCGAGTCGTGACCCGCCTCGCCAAACTCATCGACGCGTTGACGTCGacagccgccgacgccgacgacgccgctccGACGCCCACGTGGCCGAGGTCGCGCGTGCACCTCTTCGGGTTCTCCGACGGGGGGACCGtcgccctcaccgccgcgatgcgcgcgtacGCGGAGGGCAAGGGGAGGCTCGGCGGATGCGCGACGGTGTGCGCGTCGCTGCTCCCCGAGCAAATTCGAATGTTGTCGAAGGTTGCGTCCGGTACACACGATGGATCCATATCCGGTGACGATGGATCCAGTAACGATGGATCGTCCGGTGACCCGACGCCCGtgacgctcaccgcgggcgaatccgatcgcgtcgtctcgGTCTCGTCCGTGCGAGAGACCGCGGACGCTCTGATCGACGTTAACCCCGGTCACGTCGCGTCGGTTCACGCGGTGCCCGGGAAGAGCCACGCGATGGTCGGCGGGACGCGGGGCGAAGGGGAGATGCGACACCTGATGGGTTTCTGGAGTCTGACGCTGTGGCGGCCGGGGgtgggcggggacggcgggggtGGGACGGAGGCTGGAGATTTTGGGGATGGCGTGGTGGAGGTGGACGGCACgaacgtccgcgtcgagaaGGTTGAATcagaggaggacggggacgatgaTCCGTACGCGCTCGACTAG